In Flavobacterium cerinum, one genomic interval encodes:
- a CDS encoding T9SS type A sorting domain-containing protein, translating into MKQRLLATLVFLCTFFVQQSTKAQTLGPGDIAFIGYDFGTTDGFSFIALKPLPAGETIYFSEQGWTATGWATNSETHLQWVIPSTVPCGTIITVMETSADTFTVSGTSGFSIALNSNFNLSGGDQILAYQSTSGVRPASPIFIAGVHGDYNSTNYDVTTTWNDNNTSGTAESILPTGLTNGVNCISLFPAPGPEQAYSKYGGTLTGTATALRAAINNTANWNKNATASSGLLPANYPVPNVNCVVIVNPTVTTTAATNVGAVKATLGGNVTADGGASVTERGIVWALGANPTTSDNKVTIGTGTGSFSSVISSLPSATTIHFRAYAINSSGTAYGSDLTFTTNAALTATSSSTNVSCNGGSNGTATVVASGGVTPYIYSWSPAGGTNATATGLAALTYTCTITDNEGTSITRNATVSQPTVLTATSSKTNVSCNAGSNGTATVVAIGGTAPYTYSWAPSGGTNATASGLSVGNYTCTITDSNGCTISRGFTITQPSAMSVTTSRTDLSCNGGANGIATVNVTGGVPPYTYSWAPSGGTAATATGLAAGSYTCTITDSNGCTATRNFTLSQPTALVVTAAAQTNIACNGGANGSATVSATGGVPGYTYSWAPTGGTAATATGLAAGTYTCTITDANACTKTQSFTIVEPTAITATTSFTTVSCNGGANGTATVVPSGGTGPYTYSWAPSGGTNATATGLPVGVYTCTITDANACSITRSVTITQPSALTSTASMTTVACNGGSTGVATVNVSGGTAPYTYSWAPSGGTAATASGLAVGVYTVTVTDANACTLTRSFTITQPTAMTAATSFTTVSCNGGTNGTATVSVSGGTPGYTYSWAPTGGTAATATGLAAGTYTCTITDANACTITRTFTITQPAPFTATGSSTNVSCNGGANGTATVTPSGGTGPYTYSWAPTGGTAATATGLPVGVYTCTITDANACTTTRSVTITQPTALTSTASMTTVACNGGSTGVATVNVSGGTAPYTYSWAPSGGTAATASGLAVGTYTVTVTDANACTLTRTFTITQPTAMTAATSFTTVSCNGGSNGTATVNVSGGTPGYTYSWAPSGGTAATASGLAAGTYTVTITDANACQITRSFTITQPAALTASTSSTNVSCNGGTNGTATVVPSGGTGPYTYSWAPSGGTAATASGLAVGTYTVTITDANTCQITRSVTITQPTALTSTASMTTVACNGGSNGVATVNVSGGTAPYTYAWAPSGGTAATASGLAAGTYTVTVTDANACTLTRSFTITQPTALTSTASMTTVSCNGGANGIATVNVSGGTAPYTYSWAPSGGTAATATGLVAGTYTVTVTDANACTLTRSFTITQPTAMTAATSFTTVSCNGGTNGTATVSVSGGTPGYTYSWAPTGGTAATATGLAAGTYTCTITDANACTLTRTFTITQPAPFTAAGSSTNVSCNGGTNGTATVTPSGGTGPYTYSWAPTGGTAATATGLPVGVYTCTITDANACTTTRSVTITQPTALTSTASMTTVACNGGSNGVATVNVSGGTAPYTYAWAPSGGTAATASGLAAGTYTVTVTDANACTLTRSFTITQPTALTSTASMTTVSCNGGANGIATVNVSGGTAPYTYSWAPSGGTAATATGLVAGTYTVTVTDANACTLTRSFTITQPTALVATASAQTNVACNGGANGSATVAVTGGTPGYTYSWAPTGGTAATATGLTAGTYTVTITDANACQVTRSFTITQPTALVATASAQTNVSCNGGTNGSATVAATGGVGVYTYVWAPTGGTAATATGLAAGTYTATVTDANGCSTTQSFTITQPTALVATASAQTNVSCNGGTTGSATVAATGGVGVYTYVWAPTGGTAATATGLAAGTYTATVTDANGCSTTQSFTITQPTALVATASAQTNVSCNGGTTGSATVAVTGGTGAYTYVWAPTGGTAATASGLAAGTYTVTVTDANGCSATQSFTITQPVALVATASAQTNIACNGGTTGSATVAVTGGTGAYTYVWAPTGGTAATASGLAAGTYTVTVTDANGCSATQSFTITEPTVLVATASAQTNVACNGGANGSATVAVTGGTPGYTYSWAPTGGTAATATGLAAGTYTATVTDANGCSATQSFTITQPTALVATASAQTNVSCNGGANGSATVAVTGGTGAYTYVWAPTGGTAATASGLAAGTYTVTVTDANTCATTQSFTITEPGATVVTAQPGNSTITSGGNASFSATVTNATAYQWQMSTNGGTTWNNINNGGTNPVVSGATTNTLTLTGVPASYNGHQFQLVATNGVCSPVNSNAATLTVNNQVILAVNDDFSTNPVVNATGGVAGDVTANDLLNGLPVNDNAITITLVNNGGLTGVTIDANGNVNVPALSAQGTYTLTYSICEIANSTNCSTATAIVVVAPPMGVTDFESVAVNIFPNPATSTVTIKLMNNISNANVTVFDMNGRQVIHQNLRNEETNINVDQLEAGVYIFNIVTDKGKTTKRVIKTNK; encoded by the coding sequence ATGAAGCAGAGATTACTCGCAACCCTCGTATTCCTCTGTACATTCTTTGTACAGCAGAGTACCAAAGCGCAAACCCTCGGACCGGGAGACATCGCCTTTATCGGCTATGATTTCGGTACCACAGACGGGTTTTCATTTATCGCCCTCAAGCCCCTTCCGGCCGGTGAAACGATTTACTTTTCGGAACAGGGATGGACAGCTACAGGCTGGGCTACCAATTCGGAAACCCACTTACAATGGGTTATCCCTTCTACCGTTCCTTGCGGAACGATTATCACAGTTATGGAAACGTCAGCAGACACGTTTACCGTTAGTGGTACATCCGGATTTAGTATTGCACTAAATTCGAACTTTAATTTATCAGGTGGTGACCAGATTCTGGCTTACCAAAGTACATCGGGAGTTCGACCGGCTAGTCCGATCTTTATTGCCGGAGTTCATGGTGATTACAACAGTACCAACTATGACGTGACAACGACATGGAATGACAATAATACCTCCGGTACGGCCGAAAGTATTCTTCCTACCGGACTTACGAACGGTGTAAACTGTATTTCACTTTTCCCGGCACCGGGACCGGAACAAGCTTATAGTAAATACGGCGGAACCTTAACCGGAACTGCTACTGCTTTAAGAGCAGCCATTAACAATACTGCTAACTGGAATAAAAACGCTACAGCATCGTCTGGTCTTTTACCGGCTAATTACCCGGTACCAAACGTAAACTGTGTCGTTATTGTAAATCCAACGGTAACAACAACTGCAGCGACCAATGTTGGTGCAGTAAAAGCTACTTTAGGAGGTAACGTAACTGCCGATGGTGGTGCTTCTGTTACTGAAAGAGGAATTGTATGGGCTTTAGGAGCCAATCCAACTACATCAGACAACAAAGTAACTATTGGAACCGGAACCGGATCCTTTAGCTCGGTTATTTCGTCTTTACCATCTGCAACGACAATCCATTTCAGAGCGTATGCAATTAACTCGTCTGGAACGGCTTATGGAAGTGACTTAACTTTCACAACGAACGCAGCTTTAACCGCGACTTCTTCCTCTACAAATGTTTCTTGTAACGGAGGTTCAAACGGTACAGCTACTGTAGTTGCTTCGGGAGGTGTTACACCTTATATCTATTCATGGTCTCCGGCTGGAGGAACTAATGCAACAGCTACAGGTTTAGCAGCACTTACTTATACTTGTACCATTACGGATAACGAAGGTACTTCGATTACCAGAAATGCAACCGTTTCCCAACCAACTGTTTTAACAGCAACTTCGTCTAAAACGAACGTGAGCTGTAATGCTGGTTCCAATGGTACTGCTACTGTTGTAGCAATAGGAGGTACAGCGCCTTATACCTATTCATGGGCTCCATCCGGAGGAACCAATGCAACTGCATCTGGTTTATCTGTAGGAAATTATACGTGTACAATTACCGACAGTAACGGATGTACAATCTCAAGAGGCTTTACGATTACACAACCATCCGCAATGTCAGTTACTACTTCCAGAACCGATTTATCGTGTAACGGAGGAGCTAATGGTATTGCTACTGTTAACGTTACAGGAGGAGTACCTCCTTATACCTATTCATGGGCTCCGTCGGGAGGTACAGCTGCAACAGCTACCGGTTTAGCAGCAGGATCTTATACTTGTACTATCACCGATTCTAACGGTTGTACAGCAACCCGAAACTTTACGCTTTCTCAGCCAACAGCTTTGGTAGTAACAGCAGCAGCTCAAACTAACATTGCTTGTAACGGAGGCGCTAACGGTTCAGCTACAGTTTCAGCAACCGGTGGTGTTCCGGGATATACTTATTCATGGGCTCCTACAGGAGGAACTGCCGCAACAGCTACTGGTTTAGCGGCTGGTACATATACCTGTACTATAACCGATGCTAATGCTTGTACTAAAACACAATCATTTACAATTGTAGAACCAACTGCTATAACAGCAACTACTTCTTTTACTACAGTTTCTTGTAACGGTGGTGCAAACGGTACTGCAACAGTAGTTCCTTCAGGAGGAACAGGACCTTATACCTATTCATGGGCTCCGTCTGGAGGGACCAATGCAACTGCTACTGGTTTACCTGTAGGTGTTTATACATGTACGATTACAGATGCTAACGCTTGTTCTATTACAAGATCTGTTACCATTACACAGCCATCAGCTTTAACTTCTACTGCATCGATGACTACTGTTGCTTGTAACGGTGGATCAACCGGTGTTGCTACGGTTAACGTTTCCGGTGGTACTGCTCCATATACTTATTCATGGGCTCCGTCTGGAGGTACAGCAGCAACTGCTTCTGGACTTGCTGTAGGTGTATACACAGTTACTGTTACTGATGCGAATGCTTGTACTTTAACAAGATCATTTACAATCACTCAACCAACGGCTATGACAGCTGCTACTTCATTTACTACTGTTTCTTGTAACGGTGGTACTAACGGTACAGCTACAGTTAGTGTTTCCGGTGGTACTCCGGGATATACCTATTCATGGGCTCCAACAGGTGGTACAGCGGCAACGGCTACAGGTTTAGCTGCAGGTACTTATACTTGTACGATTACTGATGCTAATGCATGTACTATAACAAGAACATTTACAATTACACAACCGGCACCATTCACAGCTACGGGTTCATCAACTAATGTTTCTTGTAACGGCGGCGCTAATGGTACAGCGACTGTAACTCCTTCAGGAGGAACAGGACCTTACACCTATTCATGGGCTCCAACAGGAGGTACTGCTGCAACTGCTACTGGCTTACCTGTAGGTGTTTACACATGTACAATTACAGATGCTAATGCGTGTACTACAACCAGATCGGTTACTATCACACAACCAACTGCTTTAACTTCTACTGCATCGATGACTACTGTTGCTTGTAACGGTGGATCAACTGGTGTTGCAACAGTTAATGTTTCCGGTGGTACAGCTCCGTATACTTATTCTTGGGCTCCTTCAGGAGGTACAGCTGCAACTGCTTCTGGACTTGCTGTAGGTACTTATACTGTTACTGTTACTGATGCTAATGCTTGTACTTTAACTAGAACATTTACAATCACACAACCGACAGCGATGACAGCTGCTACTTCGTTTACTACTGTTTCTTGTAACGGTGGTTCAAACGGTACAGCAACGGTTAACGTTTCTGGTGGAACTCCGGGATATACCTATTCATGGGCTCCATCCGGAGGTACAGCTGCAACAGCTTCTGGTTTAGCTGCAGGTACTTATACAGTTACTATTACTGATGCTAATGCTTGTCAGATCACAAGATCATTTACGATCACGCAACCAGCTGCTTTAACAGCTTCTACTTCATCTACAAATGTTTCTTGTAATGGTGGTACTAACGGTACGGCTACAGTAGTTCCTTCAGGAGGAACAGGACCTTACACGTATTCATGGGCTCCGTCAGGTGGTACAGCAGCTACAGCTTCTGGTTTAGCAGTAGGTACTTATACTGTTACCATTACTGACGCTAATACTTGCCAGATCACAAGATCGGTTACTATTACACAACCTACAGCTTTAACTTCTACTGCATCGATGACTACTGTTGCTTGTAACGGTGGATCAAATGGTGTTGCTACAGTTAACGTTTCCGGTGGTACTGCTCCTTATACTTATGCATGGGCTCCGTCAGGAGGTACAGCGGCAACTGCTTCTGGTTTAGCAGCAGGTACTTATACTGTTACTGTTACTGATGCCAATGCGTGTACTTTAACAAGATCATTTACAATCACACAACCAACTGCTTTAACTTCTACTGCATCGATGACTACTGTTTCTTGTAACGGTGGTGCTAACGGTATAGCTACAGTTAACGTTTCCGGCGGTACAGCTCCTTATACTTATTCTTGGGCTCCTTCAGGAGGTACAGCTGCAACAGCTACCGGTTTAGTAGCAGGAACTTATACTGTTACTGTTACGGATGCGAATGCTTGTACTTTAACAAGATCATTTACAATCACACAACCAACGGCTATGACAGCTGCTACTTCGTTTACTACTGTTTCTTGTAACGGTGGTACTAACGGTACAGCGACTGTTAGCGTTTCCGGTGGTACTCCAGGATATACCTATTCATGGGCTCCAACAGGTGGTACAGCGGCAACGGCTACAGGTTTAGCTGCAGGTACATATACTTGTACGATTACTGATGCTAATGCATGTACTTTAACTAGAACATTTACAATTACACAACCGGCTCCATTTACAGCTGCTGGTTCATCAACTAATGTTTCTTGTAACGGTGGTACTAATGGTACAGCGACTGTAACTCCTTCAGGAGGAACTGGACCTTATACGTATTCATGGGCTCCAACAGGTGGTACTGCTGCAACAGCTACTGGCTTACCTGTAGGTGTTTACACTTGTACGATTACTGATGCTAATGCATGTACTACAACCAGATCAGTTACTATCACACAACCAACTGCTTTAACTTCTACTGCATCGATGACTACTGTTGCTTGTAACGGTGGATCAAATGGTGTTGCTACAGTTAACGTTTCCGGTGGTACTGCTCCTTATACTTATGCATGGGCTCCGTCAGGAGGTACAGCGGCAACTGCTTCTGGTTTAGCAGCAGGTACTTATACTGTTACTGTTACTGATGCTAATGCGTGTACTTTAACAAGATCATTTACAATCACGCAACCGACAGCTTTAACTTCTACTGCATCGATGACTACTGTTTCTTGTAACGGTGGTGCTAACGGTATAGCTACAGTTAACGTTTCCGGCGGTACAGCTCCTTATACTTATTCTTGGGCTCCTTCAGGAGGTACAGCTGCAACAGCTACCGGTTTAGTAGCAGGAACCTATACTGTTACTGTTACGGATGCGAATGCTTGTACTTTAACAAGATCATTTACGATCACACAACCAACGGCTTTAGTTGCTACAGCTTCGGCTCAAACTAACGTGGCTTGTAACGGTGGTGCTAACGGTTCAGCTACTGTAGCTGTAACTGGTGGTACTCCAGGATATACCTATTCATGGGCTCCGACAGGAGGTACCGCTGCAACAGCTACCGGTTTAACAGCAGGTACTTACACTGTTACTATTACTGATGCTAATGCATGTCAGGTTACAAGATCATTTACGATTACGCAACCAACTGCCTTAGTTGCAACAGCTTCGGCTCAAACTAACGTTTCTTGTAACGGTGGTACTAACGGTTCGGCTACTGTTGCTGCAACTGGTGGAGTTGGCGTTTATACTTACGTTTGGGCTCCAACAGGTGGTACAGCTGCAACAGCTACCGGTTTAGCAGCAGGAACTTATACTGCTACTGTTACCGATGCTAACGGATGTTCTACTACACAATCATTTACAATTACCCAGCCTACTGCTCTTGTAGCAACGGCTTCTGCTCAAACTAACGTTTCTTGTAACGGTGGTACAACTGGTTCAGCTACTGTAGCTGCAACTGGTGGAGTTGGCGTTTATACTTACGTTTGGGCTCCAACAGGTGGTACAGCTGCAACAGCTACCGGTTTAGCAGCAGGAACTTATACTGCTACTGTTACCGATGCTAACGGATGTTCTACTACACAATCATTTACAATTACCCAGCCTACTGCTCTTGTAGCAACGGCTTCTGCTCAAACTAACGTTTCTTGTAACGGTGGTACAACTGGTTCAGCTACTGTAGCGGTAACCGGAGGAACTGGTGCTTACACTTACGTTTGGGCTCCAACAGGTGGTACAGCTGCAACAGCTTCTGGTTTAGCAGCAGGTACATACACTGTTACTGTTACTGATGCTAACGGATGTTCTGCAACACAGTCATTTACAATTACTCAGCCTGTTGCTTTAGTTGCTACAGCTTCAGCTCAAACAAATATTGCTTGTAACGGTGGTACAACTGGTTCAGCTACTGTAGCGGTAACCGGAGGAACGGGTGCTTACACTTACGTTTGGGCTCCAACAGGTGGTACAGCTGCAACAGCTTCAGGTTTAGCAGCCGGTACATACACTGTTACTGTTACTGATGCTAACGGATGTTCTGCAACACAGTCATTTACAATTACTGAACCTACAGTTCTTGTAGCAACGGCTTCTGCTCAAACTAACGTTGCTTGTAACGGTGGTGCTAACGGTTCAGCCACTGTTGCTGTAACTGGTGGTACTCCAGGGTATACCTATTCATGGGCTCCAACAGGTGGTACAGCTGCAACAGCTACCGGTTTAGCAGCAGGAACTTATACTGCTACTGTTACCGATGCTAACGGATGTTCTGCAACACAATCATTTACAATTACTCAGCCTACTGCTCTTGTAGCAACGGCTTCTGCTCAAACTAACGTTTCTTGTAACGGTGGTGCTAACGGTTCTGCTACTGTAGCTGTAACTGGTGGTACTGGTGCTTATACTTACGTTTGGGCTCCGACTGGTGGAACAGCAGCAACAGCTTCTGGTTTAGCAGCAGGTACTTATACTGTTACTGTTACCGATGCGAATACATGTGCTACGACACAATCGTTTACAATTACTGAACCGGGTGCTACAGTTGTTACAGCTCAGCCAGGAAACAGTACAATTACTTCAGGAGGAAATGCTTCTTTCTCTGCTACAGTAACAAATGCTACAGCTTATCAGTGGCAAATGAGTACTAATGGTGGTACAACTTGGAATAACATTAATAATGGTGGTACAAACCCTGTAGTTTCAGGTGCAACTACCAATACATTAACGTTAACAGGTGTACCGGCTTCATACAACGGACATCAGTTCCAATTAGTTGCAACTAACGGAGTTTGTTCTCCTGTAAATTCAAATGCAGCAACATTAACGGTTAACAATCAGGTTATCCTTGCGGTTAACGACGATTTCTCAACTAACCCTGTAGTAAATGCTACCGGTGGTGTTGCCGGAGACGTTACAGCAAACGATTTATTAAACGGATTACCAGTTAATGATAATGCGATCACTATTACTTTAGTAAACAACGGAGGTTTAACCGGAGTTACTATCGATGCTAACGGAAATGTAAACGTACCGGCACTTTCTGCACAGGGAACTTATACATTAACGTATTCAATCTGTGAAATAGCAAACAGTACAAACTGTAGTACTGCTACTGCTATTGTTGTAGTTGCGCCACCAATGGGCGTTACTGATTTCGAGTCGGTTGCAGTGAATATCTTCCCTAACCCGGCTACTTCAACAGTAACGATTAAATTGATGAACAACATTTCTAATGCAAACGTGACCGTGTTCGATATGAACGGACGTCAGGTGATACATCAGAACCTACGCAACGAAGAGACCAACATCAATGTTGATCAATTAGAAGCAGGTGTTTATATCTTTAATATCGTAACCGATAAAGGTAAAACAACGAAGCGAGTAATTAAGACTAATAAATAG
- a CDS encoding ABC transporter substrate-binding protein gives MSTVTKIGILIPQSKQYKTLDRDFIRGIKLNNLNAQYYVESIGIGANEQLIIDKIQKLYFQEGINIIIGFFGHHNMNRVYEYASDNDILLLASDIGATVPYGLKKQKGIYINSYGLTESCFLLGNHFLEKNYDKIATATSYYDSGYGMLSAIETSLNKSDVMFSGHYITPFYPRENEAEYMQLTLDHYKPEVVFAFYSGLYAEENAAFIRTNKVTQQYTFYTTPFAINDSLIEEYQTNPFPLYVVAPWLENFAKTSDCSFNMQFKEQYDDSATVFALLGFENGALLANLLETAESSDTRTLLRHMNTVKAEGPRGPIQFDPETNRTKFDHHIYKLERNSDNQVLFERVNTLVNEGHFITEVTQQDMPPKIGGWQNAYLCH, from the coding sequence ATGAGTACAGTAACTAAAATAGGAATCCTAATCCCGCAATCCAAACAGTATAAAACATTGGATCGGGATTTTATTCGTGGTATCAAACTGAACAACCTAAACGCTCAATACTATGTTGAGAGTATCGGAATCGGTGCCAACGAACAATTGATCATTGATAAAATACAGAAGCTTTATTTTCAGGAAGGAATCAATATTATTATTGGTTTTTTCGGGCATCATAACATGAATCGTGTTTATGAATATGCCTCGGATAACGACATACTATTGCTCGCTTCTGATATTGGTGCTACCGTACCATACGGGTTGAAAAAACAGAAAGGCATCTATATCAATTCTTACGGACTTACCGAGTCGTGTTTTTTATTAGGAAATCATTTTTTAGAAAAGAATTATGATAAAATTGCGACAGCAACCTCCTATTATGATTCCGGCTACGGAATGTTATCGGCTATCGAAACGTCGCTCAACAAAAGTGATGTTATGTTCTCCGGACATTATATTACTCCTTTTTACCCTCGGGAAAACGAAGCCGAATACATGCAATTAACCTTAGACCACTACAAACCTGAAGTGGTATTTGCGTTTTACAGCGGTTTATATGCCGAAGAAAACGCTGCATTCATCCGCACCAACAAAGTCACTCAGCAATACACTTTTTACACTACTCCATTTGCTATTAACGATAGTTTGATTGAAGAATATCAAACGAATCCGTTTCCGCTATATGTGGTTGCACCGTGGTTAGAAAATTTTGCTAAAACCTCTGATTGTTCTTTTAACATGCAATTCAAAGAACAATATGACGATTCAGCAACCGTGTTTGCTTTATTAGGCTTCGAAAACGGAGCATTGTTAGCCAATTTACTGGAAACAGCAGAAAGTAGCGATACGCGAACTTTATTGCGCCATATGAATACAGTAAAGGCAGAAGGACCACGAGGACCAATACAATTTGACCCCGAAACCAACCGTACAAAATTTGATCATCACATTTATAAACTGGAACGCAACTCAGATAATCAGGTGTTATTTGAACGAGTGAATACACTTGTAAACGAAGGACACTTTATTACTGAAGTAACGCAACAGGATATGCCCCCTAAAATCGGTGGATGGCAAAATGCCTATTTATGTCATTAA
- a CDS encoding phage tail protein, whose product MEQIIGQIQAFGFGFAPAQWAFCDGQIMSIAQNTALFSLLGTTFGGNGQTTFALPDLRGRSIVHPGSGPGLTPVQWGESGGAQTMTLSLANIPAHVHPLVPGTGAGQVNISTVIHTNTGNPTNESDNGNNSFGTGGAAANAYSEPPFTGTDKVGNITTAISGTTGITGSNTPFSIRNPYLGIYTSIALYGIFPSRN is encoded by the coding sequence ATGGAACAGATTATCGGACAAATCCAGGCTTTCGGATTTGGTTTCGCCCCTGCACAGTGGGCATTTTGCGACGGACAAATCATGTCGATTGCACAGAACACAGCTTTATTTTCATTACTTGGAACTACTTTTGGCGGTAACGGACAAACTACGTTTGCCTTACCTGATTTAAGAGGACGTTCTATTGTTCACCCGGGATCAGGACCTGGATTAACACCAGTTCAATGGGGAGAATCAGGAGGAGCACAAACTATGACTTTATCACTTGCTAACATTCCGGCTCACGTTCACCCGTTAGTTCCCGGAACAGGAGCAGGACAAGTAAACATTTCTACTGTTATCCATACTAATACTGGTAATCCAACCAACGAATCAGATAACGGGAACAATAGTTTCGGTACAGGTGGAGCTGCTGCAAACGCTTATAGTGAGCCGCCATTTACAGGTACAGACAAAGTAGGAAACATTACTACCGCTATTAGCGGAACTACAGGTATTACAGGAAGTAACACACCATTTTCGATCCGTAATCCTTATTTAGGAATTTACACTAGTATCGCATTATACGGTATCTTCCCTTCTCGTAATTAA
- a CDS encoding YdeI/OmpD-associated family protein: MEEKHKWDKVNQWEEELDYLKTILLKTELVETTKWGGPTYTYNGKNVLGIGGFKSYVGIWFFNGIYLKDAHKVLVNAQEGVTKALRQWRFQSKAEMDEKLILQYVHEAIENEKAGIHFKPEKKEALQSEFLQQQLAQDTNLQNAFSQFTPYKQKEFIEYIATAKQEKTKLSRFEKIKPLILGGIGLNDKYR; encoded by the coding sequence ATGGAAGAAAAACACAAATGGGATAAAGTAAACCAATGGGAAGAAGAACTCGATTATTTAAAAACGATCCTTCTTAAAACCGAATTGGTTGAAACTACAAAATGGGGCGGTCCGACTTACACCTATAACGGCAAAAACGTATTGGGAATAGGCGGTTTCAAATCCTATGTGGGCATTTGGTTTTTCAACGGTATTTATTTAAAAGATGCGCATAAGGTTTTGGTTAACGCTCAGGAAGGCGTTACCAAAGCTTTACGCCAATGGCGTTTTCAGTCAAAAGCCGAAATGGACGAAAAATTAATCTTACAGTATGTTCACGAAGCGATAGAAAACGAAAAAGCCGGTATTCACTTCAAGCCGGAGAAAAAAGAAGCCTTACAATCGGAATTCCTGCAACAACAATTGGCACAGGATACGAATCTACAAAATGCTTTTTCTCAATTCACCCCTTATAAACAAAAAGAGTTCATCGAATATATCGCTACTGCCAAGCAGGAAAAAACAAAATTAAGCCGTTTTGAGAAAATAAAACCTTTAATTTTAGGTGGTATTGGACTAAATGACAAATATCGTTAA
- the pepT gene encoding peptidase T, translating to MQHIIDRFISYVTVDTESDPNSNTTPSTAKQWDLANQLVEELKAIGMEDVTIDDNAYIMATLPSNVDHEVPTIGFISHFDTTPDFTGANVKPQIVENYDGKDIVLNKELDIVLSPSYFKDLLQYKGQTIITTDGTTLLGADDKAGITEIVTAMEYLINNPEIKHGKIRVGFTPDEEIGRGAHKFDVEKFGADWAYTMDGSQIGELEYENFNAAGAKLVFSGKSVHPGYAKGKMINSMLLANKFISKLPKHETPQETKGYEGFFHVTGISGSIEETKVELIIRDHDRKKFEKRKKVVEKIAAKINKKFAKQFGGPIVSCEIKDSYYNMREKVEPVIHIVQVAEKAMKELGIKPLIKPIRGGTDGCQLSYMGLPCPNIFAGGHNFHGKYEYVPVESMQKAVDVIVKIAELTAAKK from the coding sequence ATGCAACATATTATTGATCGCTTTATCAGTTATGTGACAGTTGACACAGAATCTGATCCGAATTCAAATACAACACCAAGTACCGCAAAACAATGGGATTTGGCCAACCAATTAGTCGAAGAGCTAAAAGCTATTGGAATGGAAGATGTTACCATTGATGATAATGCGTATATCATGGCTACACTTCCTAGCAATGTAGATCACGAAGTTCCGACTATCGGTTTTATTTCCCATTTTGATACAACGCCGGATTTTACCGGAGCCAATGTAAAACCGCAAATCGTTGAAAATTACGACGGAAAAGACATCGTATTAAACAAAGAACTGGATATCGTATTGTCGCCAAGTTATTTTAAAGATCTTTTACAATATAAAGGACAAACGATTATTACAACCGACGGAACGACGCTTTTAGGAGCGGATGATAAAGCCGGAATCACGGAAATCGTAACGGCAATGGAATACCTGATCAACAATCCGGAGATCAAACACGGTAAGATTCGTGTAGGTTTTACACCGGATGAAGAGATTGGTCGCGGTGCTCATAAATTTGACGTAGAAAAATTCGGTGCTGATTGGGCGTATACTATGGACGGAAGTCAGATCGGTGAATTAGAATACGAAAACTTTAATGCGGCCGGAGCCAAACTGGTTTTCAGCGGAAAAAGCGTTCACCCGGGCTATGCCAAAGGGAAAATGATCAATTCAATGTTACTGGCAAATAAATTTATTTCCAAGTTACCGAAACACGAAACGCCACAGGAAACTAAAGGCTACGAAGGATTTTTCCATGTAACCGGTATCAGCGGAAGTATCGAAGAAACCAAAGTAGAATTGATTATCCGTGATCACGATCGTAAAAAATTCGAAAAACGTAAAAAAGTAGTCGAAAAAATCGCAGCAAAAATCAACAAGAAATTCGCAAAACAATTTGGCGGACCGATTGTAAGCTGTGAAATAAAAGACAGTTACTACAACATGCGTGAAAAAGTAGAACCGGTAATCCACATTGTACAGGTAGCTGAAAAAGCGATGAAAGAATTGGGTATCAAACCGCTTATCAAACCGATTCGCGGCGGAACAGACGGTTGCCAGTTATCGTATATGGGCTTACCTTGTCCTAATATTTTTGCCGGCGGACATAATTTCCACGGAAAATACGAATACGTTCCGGTAGAAAGCATGCAAAAAGCTGTAGATGTAATTGTAAAAATCGCGGAATTAACCGCAGCAAAAAAATAA